In Halorubellus sp. JP-L1, one DNA window encodes the following:
- a CDS encoding zf-TFIIB domain-containing protein, which yields MNDCPRCGSPLSHYALADGEAYGCDSCGWVGVDVEHRSKPAKLESWHDAITRFEAKFAANGNDDAVRNLERVRDSVPVPADEPEGEPEPIVDRVPADADADTEADAADTDEPDDEDDPVEHDGVEERPEADEDDVASTDDDPSDATADGATDTGGRDDPDESADMVNEDDSDGATDTGGEEASHGADGQDDQDGEREVDADDSNDGIEEDAQPEAA from the coding sequence ATGAACGATTGCCCACGCTGTGGCTCTCCCCTGAGCCACTACGCCCTCGCAGACGGGGAAGCGTACGGCTGTGACTCCTGTGGGTGGGTGGGGGTCGACGTGGAGCACCGGAGCAAACCGGCGAAACTCGAATCCTGGCACGACGCCATCACGCGCTTCGAAGCCAAGTTCGCCGCCAACGGCAACGACGACGCCGTGCGCAACCTCGAACGCGTCCGCGACTCCGTCCCCGTCCCCGCAGACGAACCCGAAGGCGAACCCGAACCGATCGTCGACCGGGTCCCCGCCGACGCCGACGCCGACACAGAAGCCGACGCCGCCGACACCGATGAACCCGACGACGAAGACGACCCCGTCGAACACGACGGCGTCGAGGAACGTCCCGAAGCGGACGAAGACGACGTCGCGTCGACCGACGATGATCCGAGCGACGCGACAGCCGACGGAGCGACCGATACCGGCGGCAGGGACGACCCCGACGAATCGGCCGATATGGTCAACGAGGACGACTCCGACGGAGCGACCGATACCGGCGGCGAGGAAGCCTCGCATGGGGCCGACGGACAGGACGACCAGGACGGCGAGCGCGAGGTCGATGCGGACGACTCGAACGACGGCATCGAGGAAGACGCCCAACCCGAAGCCGCCTGA